From a single Okeanomitos corallinicola TIOX110 genomic region:
- a CDS encoding protein kinase, whose amino-acid sequence MTNIYCSQGHQNPSGSKFCLQCGESILEKMGSSGIQAGQTLGDRYVIVRQLGQGGFGRTYLAEDLNRFREPCVLKEFSPQVQTPYVVQKAEELFQREASVLYKLQHPQIPRFRELLKINLQDKESLFLVQDHVAGETYNSLLNTRKQQGLNFTEIEVRQLLQQILPVLTYIHAEGVIHRDISPDNLMLRNADQLPVLIDFGGVKQVAATVSQYYQSGVNSSPTGGTLLGKIGFAPPEQMQTGMVSPHSDLYALAVTSLVLLTGKNPQELLDTSNLTWEWRREVSLSPELGVILDKMLSPKPSDRYQSARQVLDILNPATVYNTPPLQTPVNYSPSQPPVTSAVGTVAVSPAPPPKQPATPNVVTSQPQSTGIWTTTNILIVIVSILASGGLLWWGFNNRSGDMGGVDPGVTLTPTPTDTPTSDSQDNFSKEERERKQRLSDRRQQLSIDRRFYISLINQIFWNRNPSLNGRILTDEPKDEELRAEWDKVAAETLEKLTPISSRSRRQMGTYTSAERDRWKVEVNRRNVSSRALYDLGDAAFLRVFPEQKGKNFIDQPIGQVWHAFVNDKLNAILANSSFQKIVFDPNTTGKTVSGTLEPGNGKVFIAGLAKDQTLEVKLDASSSVLLSIYSPSGKVTFLEDSTQRNVSKTLPETGFYEFVVVSTGSKSVDYSLTVTAENPPEPEPEPTPTEEPTSEPTAEPTQTPIPSQTP is encoded by the coding sequence ATGACTAACATTTATTGTTCTCAAGGACATCAAAATCCGTCAGGTAGTAAATTTTGTCTTCAGTGTGGTGAAAGTATCCTAGAGAAAATGGGATCTAGTGGTATCCAAGCTGGACAAACTTTAGGCGATCGCTATGTAATTGTACGTCAACTCGGACAAGGTGGTTTTGGTAGAACCTATCTCGCAGAGGATCTCAACCGTTTTCGAGAACCTTGTGTTTTAAAGGAATTTTCCCCCCAAGTCCAAACCCCTTACGTGGTGCAAAAAGCTGAGGAATTATTTCAACGGGAAGCTAGTGTGCTTTATAAATTACAGCATCCCCAAATTCCCCGCTTTCGGGAACTATTGAAAATTAACTTACAAGATAAAGAATCCCTGTTTTTGGTGCAAGATCATGTAGCAGGAGAAACTTATAATTCTTTATTAAATACCCGCAAACAACAGGGTTTAAATTTTACAGAAATTGAAGTCCGTCAACTATTACAACAAATTTTACCAGTATTAACATATATCCACGCTGAGGGTGTGATTCACAGAGATATTTCTCCTGATAACCTCATGCTTCGCAATGCTGATCAATTACCAGTTTTAATTGATTTTGGAGGCGTTAAACAAGTCGCTGCTACCGTTTCTCAATATTATCAATCTGGGGTTAATTCCTCTCCTACTGGGGGAACTTTATTAGGAAAAATCGGTTTTGCACCTCCAGAACAAATGCAAACCGGCATGGTTTCTCCTCACAGTGATTTATATGCTTTAGCTGTAACATCCTTAGTTTTACTGACAGGCAAAAATCCCCAAGAGTTACTTGATACCAGTAATTTAACCTGGGAATGGCGGCGAGAAGTGAGCCTGAGTCCTGAATTGGGAGTAATTTTAGATAAAATGCTATCGCCAAAACCAAGCGATCGCTATCAATCAGCCCGTCAAGTTTTAGACATTCTCAACCCAGCCACGGTTTACAATACTCCTCCCCTTCAAACCCCTGTTAATTATTCTCCCTCCCAACCCCCAGTTACTTCCGCAGTCGGAACAGTTGCTGTATCTCCCGCACCTCCTCCTAAACAACCAGCAACCCCAAATGTAGTTACTTCTCAACCCCAAAGCACAGGTATTTGGACAACCACAAATATATTAATTGTCATAGTTTCAATTTTGGCCAGTGGTGGTTTATTGTGGTGGGGTTTCAATAACCGTTCAGGAGATATGGGAGGAGTTGATCCGGGAGTAACATTAACTCCCACACCCACCGACACTCCAACTTCAGATTCTCAAGATAACTTTTCCAAAGAAGAAAGAGAACGTAAACAAAGATTAAGCGATCGCCGTCAGCAATTAAGCATAGATAGACGTTTTTATATTAGTCTCATTAATCAAATCTTTTGGAATAGAAATCCCAGTTTAAATGGACGCATCCTCACCGATGAACCAAAAGATGAAGAATTACGGGCAGAATGGGATAAAGTAGCAGCCGAAACTTTAGAAAAACTTACTCCCATCAGTAGCAGATCCCGGAGACAAATGGGAACATATACCTCAGCAGAACGCGATCGCTGGAAAGTAGAAGTAAACCGCAGGAATGTTAGTAGTCGTGCGTTATATGATTTGGGTGATGCAGCTTTCTTACGTGTATTCCCAGAACAAAAAGGTAAAAATTTTATTGATCAGCCCATCGGTCAAGTTTGGCACGCATTTGTCAATGATAAACTAAATGCCATCCTGGCAAATAGTTCTTTTCAAAAAATAGTATTTGACCCCAACACAACAGGTAAAACCGTCAGCGGTACTCTTGAACCAGGAAACGGTAAAGTTTTTATAGCTGGACTAGCTAAAGACCAAACCTTAGAAGTTAAATTAGATGCTAGTTCCTCAGTTTTACTATCTATTTATTCTCCCTCTGGAAAAGTCACATTTTTAGAAGACTCTACCCAGCGTAATGTCTCCAAAACACTACCAGAAACAGGGTTTTATGAGTTTGTCGTAGTTTCTACAGGTTCAAAATCTGTAGATTATAGCCTCACAGTAACAGCAGAAAACCCCCCAGAACCAGAACCAGAACCAACACCGACAGAAGAACCTACTTCAGAACCAACAGCAGAACCAACACAAACACCCATACCTTCACAGACACCATAA
- a CDS encoding phenylacetate--CoA ligase family protein — MNLQTQRTLQELEKFLSTPLTEKLTQHQKIAPQKIAIQLFQDVVATVPAYQQFLETHHIKPATIRTFADFQKLPLICKENYISLYSLAELCKDGNLGSCDMIAASSGSSGKPTFWPRFCTDELEIATRFEQIFHDSFYADNKTTLAIVCFSLGTWVGGMFTTSCCRYLACKGYPITVITPGNNKTEILRVVQEIGSNFEQVVLLGYPPFLKDVIDTGIANGLDWKPYQIKLVMAGEVFSEEWRDLVSERIESKNPYYDFASMYGTADAGVLGNETPLSICIRRFLAENTAAAKSLFGESRLPTLVQYDPCSRFFEVEDGKLIFSGNNGIPLIRYNILDNGGLISYEQMLKFLAEWGFNPVEELQQNRGIHQLPFVYVFGRSNFTVSYFGANIYPENVSVGLEQAIIREWVTGKFVLQVKEDEDKNRFLSVVVELAPGVEGSVEKTATITNSIVNQLLRLNSEFANYVPGEYQTPQVELKPTGDGEYFPVGVKHRYTRK, encoded by the coding sequence ATGAACCTACAAACCCAAAGAACCCTGCAAGAATTAGAAAAATTTCTCTCTACTCCCCTAACAGAGAAATTAACACAACATCAAAAAATTGCACCTCAAAAAATAGCCATCCAACTATTTCAAGATGTAGTAGCAACTGTACCAGCTTATCAACAGTTTTTAGAGACACATCATATCAAACCTGCAACGATTCGGACTTTTGCCGACTTCCAAAAATTACCACTGATTTGTAAAGAAAATTATATTTCTCTTTACTCCCTAGCCGAACTATGCAAAGATGGAAACTTAGGAAGCTGTGATATGATCGCAGCTTCCTCTGGCTCAAGCGGAAAACCTACATTTTGGCCCCGTTTTTGCACAGATGAACTAGAAATAGCTACCCGATTTGAGCAAATCTTTCATGATAGCTTTTATGCAGATAATAAAACTACCTTAGCAATAGTTTGTTTTAGTTTGGGAACATGGGTAGGGGGAATGTTCACCACCAGTTGTTGTAGGTATTTAGCTTGTAAAGGATATCCCATTACAGTCATTACACCAGGAAATAATAAAACCGAAATATTGCGAGTTGTGCAAGAAATTGGTAGTAATTTTGAGCAAGTGGTATTATTAGGATATCCGCCGTTTTTAAAAGATGTCATTGATACAGGAATTGCCAATGGTTTAGATTGGAAACCATATCAAATTAAGTTAGTAATGGCAGGAGAAGTATTTAGTGAAGAATGGCGAGATTTAGTTAGTGAAAGAATAGAATCTAAAAATCCCTATTATGATTTTGCATCCATGTATGGAACAGCAGATGCAGGAGTATTAGGAAATGAAACACCGTTGAGTATTTGTATTAGGAGATTTTTAGCAGAAAATACCGCAGCAGCAAAATCATTATTTGGAGAGTCCCGTTTACCAACTTTAGTACAGTATGATCCTTGCAGTCGTTTTTTTGAAGTTGAAGATGGGAAACTAATATTTTCTGGTAATAATGGCATTCCTTTAATTAGGTACAATATTTTAGATAATGGGGGATTAATTAGTTATGAACAGATGCTAAAATTCTTAGCTGAGTGGGGTTTTAATCCTGTAGAAGAATTACAGCAAAATCGAGGAATTCATCAATTACCATTTGTTTATGTTTTTGGACGTTCTAACTTTACAGTTTCTTATTTTGGGGCAAATATTTACCCAGAAAATGTCTCAGTGGGATTAGAACAAGCGATAATTAGAGAATGGGTAACAGGTAAATTTGTGTTACAGGTAAAAGAAGATGAAGATAAAAATCGGTTTTTATCAGTAGTTGTAGAATTAGCACCAGGGGTAGAAGGAAGTGTTGAGAAAACAGCAACTATTACTAATTCTATAGTCAATCAACTGTTGCGGTTAAATAGCGAGTTTGCAAATTATGTTCCCGGAGAATATCAAACACCGCAAGTAGAATTAAAACCCACAGGTGATGGAGAATATTTTCCTGTGGGTGTGAAACATAGATATACACGGAAGTGA
- a CDS encoding DUF4336 domain-containing protein, with protein sequence MTQGEGAINTENHNPQDYEWKFWPIVPLYPYGKRRTLRQEVVKDTIWTFDQIQGVFYVVVPIRMTVIKLENGGLVVYAPIAPTPECIRLVNELVIEHGEVKYIILPTVSGIEHKVFAGPFARYFPTAQIFVAPGQWSFPINLPLSWLGLPRNRTQILSADIQKTPFADEFDYAILGPLDLGLGKFAEVAFFHRRSHTLLVTDTIVSIPPDPPAIVQLDPYPLLYHAKDKAYDIIADTLENRRKGWQRITLFAFYFRPSVVDVPTFKDVWRDAQKAPERSKKAFFGFFPFQWQSGWERAYEALRGNGRIFVAPVLQTLILNRAPQETLKWADQVAKWDIKWIIPCHLDAPIKANSQQFRQAFSFLEKYPQNGLLNSNSYPLPEDDFQVLKDINNGLDRLGIVPPAKEKV encoded by the coding sequence GTGACTCAAGGTGAAGGTGCAATTAATACAGAAAATCACAACCCCCAGGACTATGAATGGAAGTTCTGGCCTATCGTCCCCCTCTATCCTTACGGTAAACGTCGTACTCTCCGTCAAGAAGTTGTTAAGGATACTATCTGGACGTTTGATCAGATCCAGGGAGTTTTCTATGTAGTTGTACCAATTCGGATGACAGTCATAAAGCTAGAAAATGGTGGTTTAGTGGTTTATGCACCCATCGCACCCACTCCCGAATGTATCCGCTTAGTAAATGAATTAGTTATAGAACATGGTGAAGTCAAGTATATTATTTTGCCCACCGTTTCAGGAATAGAACATAAAGTTTTTGCCGGACCATTTGCGCGATACTTCCCCACAGCACAGATATTTGTTGCACCAGGACAATGGAGTTTTCCCATTAATTTACCTTTGAGTTGGTTAGGTTTACCTAGAAACCGAACTCAGATATTATCCGCAGATATACAAAAAACACCTTTTGCAGATGAATTTGATTATGCCATACTCGGACCATTGGATTTAGGACTGGGTAAATTTGCAGAAGTAGCATTTTTCCACAGGCGATCGCACACCCTCCTAGTTACAGATACCATAGTTTCCATTCCCCCAGATCCACCAGCCATAGTGCAATTAGATCCCTATCCCCTGCTTTATCACGCCAAAGACAAAGCCTACGATATCATTGCCGATACCCTAGAAAATCGTCGCAAAGGATGGCAACGGATCACCCTATTTGCTTTTTATTTCCGTCCCAGTGTAGTGGATGTACCCACTTTTAAAGATGTATGGAGAGATGCACAAAAAGCCCCAGAACGTAGCAAAAAAGCATTTTTTGGGTTTTTTCCCTTTCAATGGCAATCAGGCTGGGAAAGAGCCTATGAAGCATTAAGGGGAAATGGGAGAATATTTGTAGCACCAGTTTTACAGACTTTAATTTTAAATCGCGCTCCCCAGGAAACGCTCAAATGGGCGGATCAAGTGGCAAAATGGGATATAAAATGGATCATTCCTTGTCATTTAGACGCACCCATCAAAGCCAATTCTCAACAATTTCGGCAAGCATTTTCTTTCTTAGAAAAATATCCCCAAAATGGTTTATTGAATAGTAATAGTTATCCATTACCAGAAGATGATTTTCAAGTTTTAAAAGATATTAATAATGGTTTAGATAGATTGGGAATTGTACCACCAGCAAAGGAGAAAGTGTAA
- a CDS encoding serine/threonine-protein kinase, producing the protein MSVYCSHKHVNNNGNSFCTHCGEALPLMVGQVIDHRYEIGRILGQGGFGRSYLAIDRQKAREKCVLKEFAPQVSKSQDLQKAKELFEREASVLKKIHHPQIPQFHASLQAKIGTKDFFFLVQDYVEGINYYQLFEQLQTQGKSLTEEEVINLLHNILPILSYIHSLDIVHRDISPDNLILRQSDGLPVLIDFGGVKQLPASQGFWQTQLVGNGTLLGKKGYAPEEQLLQGKVYKSSDLYSLAVTALVLVTGKEPNLLYDSYNGVWYWGKEIKVSPKLEGILKKMLAYKPSDRYQTADQILKDLPTTNSSHTLINKVNTMQPSANSQNSYITKLKTMVAAPGKTAYRKTHFALQKVPMPVWLRPFAATFILTMGVGFIGAGMWSVGNFMVRSITSINLPKVELPQLPSISNPVNVGNQNLSSEAIFKRIQELEISQAVFIKTVDERFYTLRPGLRGRILTDKPEDQVLREQWNSAADELLKNIERANLSQIARRKIGSFSQEDSQRWDRLARSGRLGKYGSFQELREETYQKFNPLFPGQQRGRLTQQTYMQFWYAIASDKVDNK; encoded by the coding sequence ATGTCCGTCTATTGTAGCCACAAACACGTAAATAATAACGGTAATAGTTTTTGTACTCACTGTGGGGAGGCTTTACCCTTAATGGTGGGACAGGTGATTGATCATCGTTATGAAATTGGGCGGATTTTGGGGCAAGGTGGCTTTGGGCGGAGTTATTTGGCAATTGATAGGCAAAAAGCCCGTGAAAAGTGTGTTTTAAAAGAATTTGCGCCTCAAGTATCAAAATCTCAGGATTTACAAAAGGCTAAGGAGTTATTTGAACGGGAAGCAAGTGTACTTAAAAAAATTCACCATCCGCAAATTCCCCAGTTTCATGCTTCTTTACAAGCAAAAATTGGTACTAAGGATTTTTTCTTTTTAGTGCAAGATTATGTGGAAGGTATTAACTATTATCAGTTATTTGAGCAACTCCAAACTCAGGGAAAATCTTTGACTGAGGAGGAAGTTATTAACCTGTTGCATAATATTTTACCGATTTTGAGTTATATTCACTCTCTGGATATTGTACATCGGGATATTTCACCGGATAATTTGATTTTACGCCAAAGTGATGGTTTACCAGTGTTGATTGATTTTGGTGGTGTGAAACAGTTACCGGCTTCTCAGGGTTTTTGGCAGACTCAGTTGGTGGGTAATGGTACTCTTTTAGGGAAGAAAGGTTATGCACCAGAAGAACAGTTACTTCAGGGAAAAGTTTATAAAAGTAGTGATCTATATTCTTTAGCGGTGACAGCTTTGGTTTTGGTGACTGGGAAAGAACCCAATTTACTTTATGATAGTTATAACGGGGTTTGGTATTGGGGAAAGGAAATTAAGGTAAGTCCCAAGTTAGAGGGAATTTTAAAGAAGATGTTGGCATATAAGCCAAGCGATCGCTATCAAACCGCAGATCAAATTCTCAAAGATTTACCAACTACAAATTCTAGCCATACACTCATCAATAAAGTAAATACTATGCAACCTTCTGCTAATAGTCAAAATTCCTATATTACTAAGTTAAAAACTATGGTCGCAGCACCAGGGAAAACTGCTTACAGAAAAACTCACTTTGCTTTGCAAAAAGTACCTATGCCAGTATGGTTGCGTCCTTTTGCTGCTACCTTTATCCTCACGATGGGAGTTGGTTTCATTGGTGCGGGTATGTGGTCTGTGGGTAATTTTATGGTAAGAAGTATTACATCAATTAATTTACCTAAAGTTGAACTTCCTCAACTACCATCTATTAGTAATCCTGTTAATGTAGGAAATCAAAACCTTAGTTCGGAAGCAATTTTTAAAAGAATCCAAGAGTTAGAAATCTCTCAAGCTGTGTTTATCAAAACGGTAGATGAAAGATTTTATACCCTTAGACCTGGTTTGAGAGGGAGAATACTAACCGATAAACCAGAAGATCAGGTGTTGCGGGAACAGTGGAATAGTGCAGCAGATGAATTGTTAAAGAATATTGAAAGGGCTAATCTGAGTCAGATAGCACGGAGGAAAATTGGTAGTTTTAGTCAAGAAGATTCCCAAAGATGGGATAGACTAGCTAGGTCTGGTAGATTGGGTAAATATGGTTCTTTCCAGGAATTGAGAGAAGAGACATATCAAAAATTTAATCCCTTGTTTCCTGGACAACAACGTGGCAGACTAACTCAGCAAACCTATATGCAATTCTGGTATGCGATCGCCTCTGATAAAGTAGATAACAAGTAG